The genomic window ACAATGTGCGCAAGAACCTCATTAACAACTTCGCGCTCGTTGACTCGGACATGAAGCACCTCGTCGACATGGCCCGTGCCGAGCAACCGGGCAAATTGTTCATGATGGGGCACTCCATGGGCGCAATGGCAGCTCAGTATTACGCCGTTAATCACCCCGGCGATATCGACGGCCTGGTCACCAACGGTGGCGGTGTTCCAGCCAACCTCTACGGCGCCAATGAGCTGCAGCCCGAATACATCCACGCCGATGGTCAGTCTGCAACCAGCCTGCTGGACCCCTTCACTCAAAAAGACGCCCGCCCGCTGGAGCCCTTCGATTCATTCCTTGGCGTTAATCTCAACGGGGCGTTGCAATCGGCTGGAGTGGACGTCGAAAAGCTCCCCGGTGTGGCACCGCATGAATCGCCCGCAGCATTGCAACAAATGGAAATTCCCAATGCCTTCAAAATCGGCGTAGTCAGCGACCCCGATGTACGCGAGGATCTCGCCAATAACCCCTTGAACTCCAAGGTGGTGAACATGTCCACCGGCTTGCAGATCCTTGAGGCACTGCTCTACACCGGGCAACACGCCAAGGACTATCAGGGGCCCACACTGATTATGCACGGGGATACGGACGGACTGGTGCCGTATCCGCTGGATATCAACTGGTACAACGCAGTTGGTAGCGCCGATAAGCACATGATCCTGTGGAAAGACATGATGCACGAAACCATGAACGAACCCGCGCGCGATCAAGTCATCGATCGTGTGGTGAACTGGCTCGATAGTCACTAGCGCTAGCTCTTTGACCTTCCCGGAGGCGTCACCCCCAGATAGCTCGCATGAGCGGGTAACCTGGATGGGAAAGTTTTCGCCCAAAGGGAAGGTCATTTTATGGACGCGCAACTGCAGCGATTCCTGCTGCCGAAGGCCGGCGAGCCGCACGACGTTCGCATGCTGTATCTCATCGAATCGCAGCACAATCAGCAACGTTCTCGCTGGACCGAGCGCAATAGCATCACCATCCCTGCCGGCAATGAGGTAAGTTTCCAAACCTACTTCAACGCCTTCCCTGCAAGCTATTGGCGGCGCTGGTCGCAACTCGACTCAGTGATTCTCAAGGTCGACGTGCAGGGCGCCGCGCGTGTAGACGTCTTCCGCTCCAAGATCGATGCCTCCCGCCTCGCCGTCGTGGGCGATGTGGTCAGCGATGACTCGCTGGAGTTCGAACTCTCACTTAAACAATTCGAAGATGGCGGCTGGCTCTGGTTCGAAGTCACCGCCGATAGTGATGCCA from Corynebacterium gerontici includes these protein-coding regions:
- a CDS encoding alpha/beta fold hydrolase; translated protein: MNKRIGALLAAGIAISTIAATTPAMAEPNPAGYVREFNTYPGLVSGMVAPQAQVSDGHFASVDGTQIYFKKNIVPGAKATVALIHGLAENQERYDYITYRLNMAGYNVYRLDHRGHGRSAEPYNNVRKNLINNFALVDSDMKHLVDMARAEQPGKLFMMGHSMGAMAAQYYAVNHPGDIDGLVTNGGGVPANLYGANELQPEYIHADGQSATSLLDPFTQKDARPLEPFDSFLGVNLNGALQSAGVDVEKLPGVAPHESPAALQQMEIPNAFKIGVVSDPDVREDLANNPLNSKVVNMSTGLQILEALLYTGQHAKDYQGPTLIMHGDTDGLVPYPLDINWYNAVGSADKHMILWKDMMHETMNEPARDQVIDRVVNWLDSH